A segment of the Odontesthes bonariensis isolate fOdoBon6 chromosome 8, fOdoBon6.hap1, whole genome shotgun sequence genome:
TAAGACTGACCAATTCTTTTCTGCTCTGCTTTGATTTAGACCTGAAGAATATTGACTCTGTTGGTTTGGAACGTGCATCTGACAACAAGAAGGCCAAACTAGGGCAGGTAAAGGCTGAAATTCGGTTGATGATACAGGACAGACGGATGATGATCCGTCAAATTCAACGCTCGGCAGAGATCAGCAGGAGATCATCAGATCGACAGACCGCAGACTGTGTGCCGGTCTTCACCGTTTTAATGCAGTCAATCGAGAGAAGTCTGGCTGACGTCATCGAACAGATTGAGGAAAAGCAGAGAACGACACAGAAACAGGCGGATGGGCTCATCCGGGAGCTGGAGAAGGACATCTCTGAGCTGACCAAGAGAGCAGCTGAGGTGGAACACCTTCCCCTAACAGAAGATGATCTCAACCCCCTCCAAAGCTTCTCATACACCCCTAAGAACCTGACACAAGAAAGTATTTCTCTGCCATCATATGGAACAATTGTGATGACCAAGGTGAAGGAACTGCAGAAGAAAATCGACAAAGAGATGGAGAACCTCCTCAATAAGGCCAAGCTGAACCGGGTCCAGCAGTTTGCAAAGGATGTGACTCTGGATCCTGATACAGCACATCCCAATCTCATTCTGTCTGAGGATGGCCAACAGGTTTACTGTGGTTACGAGAAGCTAAATCTCCCAGACAACCCGGAGAGATTTAACTCTGCTGTCAACGTCTTGGGAAAACAGAGCTTTTCCTCAGGAAGATTTTACTTTGAGGTTCAGGTGAGAGGAAAGACCGCCTGGGATTTAGGGGTCGTCAAAGAGTCGATCAGCAGGAAAGGCTCCATCAGAGCGAGCCCCAAAGGCGGTCACTGGACCATTTGTTTAAGAGAGGGACCTAAATACCAGGCATCTGCTGTCTCTCTCAGTGTAAAAGCGCCACTAAATAAAGTGGGCGTGTTTGTGGATTATGAGGAGGGCTCAGTCTCGTTTTATAATGTTGATTCCGCAGAACCCATTCACTCTTTTAGTGAATGCTCCTTTAAAGAGAAACTCTACCCATTTTTCAGTCCTAGTGTTTATCATGACGGTCTGAACTCAGCCCCTCTGGTCATCTCTCCTGTCAATTACACTGACTAGATTCtgccttttaaaaaaacaccacaagtCAAAGTCATCAGCCATAGTAATTACGGTTTGTCAACAAACTCTCATTGATAATGTTAGAGATAAGGGTCAGGCTTTCTATCAGGGAATATCACCGTTTTCGCCACTAGATGGCGCCACTTCCTCTTTGATGCCGTTACAGTTGTGTACAGAACAATAAAGAAACCGTGTGACAAATGCCTGGTCTGTTTTCTACACCCACAAGCACATTGTTCTGTCTTCATCTAGTTATGGGTTCATGTATTTTCAGAACAAAGCACTTCTTTTGTTATACAATTTAAGCTTCAGTGCAGAAGAAAACTGGGGAAACGTATCGGGGGGCCAAGTAAGGCTAGGGCTGGTGTAAATCAGGAGGGGCAATGGTTTTCTTCCAGTCAGAAGGTGTCTGGTTCCATCTCCAGCTTCTCCAGTCTGCAAATTGAAATGTCTTTTCTAAAACAGCCCGAAGTGTCGGCTGAATAGATGTGAAAAAGGTAAAGTATGTGGGAGTTATGCATGTTAGATGTGTAAGGAGATGGGCAACACCTAGAACAGATGGATCTTTTTAGAGATCCATGAAAGTAGAACAAGTAATCTTGTTGGGTTCCATCTGAAGGCAAGTttagtgacttgaatttgatatTTGGGTATGGGTGGTTGCCAGTGGAAGCAAACTTGCTGCTGCATTGTGAACCATCTGTAGATGGATCCCAGGTGAAAGATAATTGCACTACATAACTGTGGCTTGAATCAAGAGGGATGGGAATGTTTGTTCCTGCCTTGACACGTTTAAAGGAAAGCAGTATGGTAGGATGTCACAGTTTACTGTGTCAAAAGCAGCGTAatgatgttttatatgtgaatCATTTACAGGATAGGACAAATAACTGGAGAAAATATGGGAAAGAAGATAAATACACcttgaaatacaaataaataaatcatccaGAACACTGAAAAAGTACAGAGCACCATTACAATGTGTATTATTTGCAGACAACACTGGTGATGCTTGTCCTAGTAAGGATTTAAACCAACTTTTGCACATCATGGAAAAATAATTGAACATGATGGATTCAACTCGGACCTGTCCAGGgtttaccccgcctctcacccattgaccgctgggataggctccagccccccccccctgcgacccgaccgacggattcagcggtatagaaaatggatggatggattcaaCTCGAGCAAATCTGATCTTTTGTACAGAGTAGTTAATCTGATCTGTTTTTTATTCTCTAACTGCTGAACACACAGTACAGTCTGAAATATATCTATTAGATATGTTTATTTCAGGTGTCATATAATGCCCTTTTTAATTCAACACAACTGTCTGAGGTCTTATTGAGATGTGTGAAACAGGCTTTGGGCAAAATAAGATATGGGGAAGTTTCTTATCACTTTTCCACTCACATTCTATGTCAGTTTTAGCTGTTTTTCACCCTGAAATATCAAATGTTCTCTGTGATGCTCACATGAGCAGAACCTTTAAAGCCAGAAGAAAGGGTCAGTTTGGTGTCCCTCCTATCTGTGAACAGCTGTGTGGCTGAGGGAGATGTTTAAGAAGAGGCACAGCCATATGAAAACTGCAATTTTAACATtaaacttattattattatacagaaataaaaagctTTGAGAGGGAAAAGGTTTTGTGCTGGATTATATAAGCTGCCCTGACAGCATTGCTTGAACTTTATATTGAAAGAGTGATGAAGGAAGAGGAGGTGACTCTGAAGTTACTAAAGCAGGAAGTTACTCAGACCGTAAACTGTGTCTCTCACTCTATTTTTATCTAGTCATTTTGAGCTGAAGATGGAATCTTCTTGACACAGCCTTCACGCCTACTACATTCCTGGTAATGCGTTGGGTTGAGCCGGGTGAGTTTTTCAGGACCTGTTTTCCTTTGTTCCAAGAGCTGACTGGTCAGCACTCGGAGTTTCAGTTGGTCATTTCCAGCCTGATTCTGTCAGCAGAGTAAGAACGACCCTGAAGTTAGCTTCAGATTCGTGgattaaaggggtgggcatagAGAGCCAGTTCACTGCATTCTTTGCATGAGTGGCAGAAAAGAGctgttttactgaaaaaaatcatttcaatCCTTACTTCAACAATATCTTAAACAGAGAAATGGAAACCAAAAGGGGTTCACAAAGTTCTAAAGAGATAAGAGGACTGGCAATTTGAAAGAAACTTGAGCCAAATAGACAGTTTTTAATCTTATTATTACAGTGGCAGGTAATCACATTCACAGACAGTAAAGGGATGCAAGACTAAGACTAGGTTGAACAGGTGATTTACAGGCATCTGTTCATAAGAAAGTGTTAATaaagggatgaagaaggtcTCGTCTGTAAGGTAAGATGACTgtgatgggagcaggagaagacaagcagggtctgaaatgaaTGCAGATATCATCAAAGCAGCCAATGCAGAACagggcatattaatggttgAACCATGGGAcgtctgatgcaggcaacaataaaggctctggagGTATTTAGAATAATGACACGGATCGATGCGGTGGCAGAAGTTCACCACGGGCAGATGAGGGTGACAGAACAGCCGTCACTGTTTCTAGATTaaagaacagaagaagaaagtcAACAAGTGATGAAGAAGTTCTAGTAATGAGGTAAAATGCatgaagtttttatttttcctgtaGCCAAAGgcaggagatcctcatggaaataAAGATGAACATGGAGAGACGAGAACCTCCATGACTTTTGGGACAaataaaggtttcacaaatcccaaactaGTTaataatgaatctacagcctctttagaataactgtgtccagatttgagcagtcttaCTGTTGTAGTTTTCATACGGGACCTTAACTCATGTGATCCGCATGcagaaaatgcagtgaaatggccctttatgcccatcccttTAATTCATGAATTTGAAACTGTGAATCGGAAGCCAACTTCAGTTTGATGTTTAGAAATGTTTCAGAGTGAAGAACAGGGTGATGTTCACTGTTTGGAACGGATCCCAGACAGCACTTGATCTGTTTAACCGCTTCCACTTCTGGGGAAATGATCCTAAAATGTGTAACCATGGTAACCATAACCAACCTGAATGATGTGCAGTAGAAGTTTGACTGCAGTTAGAGTTAGGTTTAAGGTTAGAAACCCACCCTAACACATTTGAAGGCTAAGACTTTGAGGAACAGATGTTTGAGCAGTGGAATGATGTTggtgccaaaaaaaacaaaaataataaatctgtAAAAGACTcaaagcatttttatttcttttcacatttttaaaatatgtttATGTAATTAATGCCTGTGTTTTCCTTCTAGCGTTTGCTCTAAGCCAATCAAATGAAATAGTTGTAATAATTAAATAACTTTCCACTTTGGGATTATTAAAGTTTCATTTGATTTAATCTCATTCAGTTTGAGCCGCAGTTGGCTTCCATAATATTCTACCTACATCATATAAGGTAAGAATTAAAGACAATAATTTTGCAAACAGTCACTCATTTTACACTTACAAGGCCTAATATAAAAGTGCGATTTGACTTATGTAAGATTGGTGTTTAGCTGCACTGTTTGGGTCTGATGAAACAAACTTTTAATTTAGGTCTTGAAAATGTAATGTTGAGTGATATGAATCTACAAGTTCTAAACCTGTGCTGATATGTTTAAGATGGGCCGCATTTGcaccacagaaacagaaactgttGGGTCAAACACCAGGAGGGCCGAACAGATGGAACAAATACAATAGATCAAGGAGCTCGACTGCTCATTTCTTGCCTCAGACATGTTcaaaaaacagattttgagGTAAAGTTAAGGTTATATAAGTGGTAGATGCGGTAGTCTTTTCAAACAATTCATCATACATTCGGATGCAGATAAAAGAAAGCAGGCGACCTAATGAACTCGACATGAGAGAAAAAATCCAGCTAGTTTATTTCAGttaaatttgaattatttttcgtCAAATATTCACTCTTATATaacttttcaaatgaaaaattttttttcctccagtttCAATTTTTATACTTTCAGTTTCAGAATTAtctatctattcatccatccatccatctgtcctccCCAGTCATATAACCTATCCTCCTTAAATGTTACAGAACACATAGCAGTGAAGAAATGACCTGCCTCCACCTGTAACAAACCAGATCAGATCCAAAACGCTCTGGAGCCAATCCTCACTGCATTACTTTTAGAAGGACATTCATGGCAATggatttatttaaagaaaagaacTGAGCATTGTGCCAACTAGATAAtgatatttgttttaaaatggaTTAGAAATGTATGGATCAACAAATATCTGTGATATAGAAGCAGCCACAGAAAATTATGGATACAACGCAAACCAAAAGCCAGAATGAAACTTGTCAAGAATGCTGTAtacggggcggtcggtggcatagtgggttaaacagacaccccatgtacagaggctacagtcctcactgcagctggccccggttcgagtcccgcaccagatggccctttgctgcatgtcattccccctctctctgccccctgcttcctgtctctcttgaactgttctgtccatcaaaggcataaaagccccaaaaaaaagaatgcTGTATATGTCCGAAACAGCTGTACGATGCTTAGCAACAACAAGAGATTGATCTGTAGATACTAAAAGAGAAGGATCAAACTTGTTTTTCAAGAGTAGCTGAATGACAGCGTTGTTAGAATAAACAGGGACTGGACCAGACACCAGTGAAATGTTGAATACAGAGAGCACACAGGGACTGATAGACTGAAATACAGTGAACCAGTTAGGAGGTTAAGATTTCACTGAAACAGAAAGGTGGAGATAAAACGCTGGGCAGATTGGATACACTCTGGAAGTCCCAACCCAACGCTTCTGGGAAAAGAACTTCTCAAAAGAACCACCTCCCTACCAGGACTGTTCTTAGGAATTAAATGTTGTCCATTTAAGTCAAAACGCATGAGATGGAGGAAATTACCACCTAAAAGATGCTGGTTCATGGAAATGAGGTGTCAATCAAAAGCGAAGACAGTCATCTAAAAAAGAATGTTTACATGACAAAAGACAATGTGTAAAGGATATGTCAGCTCATTCCACAAGAGTTTCATAGGCAGCCTGTGGGAATATATTGAAGATATGAGAAAGAATATAAGATCTGCCCAAAGATTTGTACTGAACTACACTACTCAATCTGTTTTCATATCTGTTTTCCAGGACTGACAGAGACAACATGGCTAAGCTTTCCCTGGAGCTCTGGAACATTCTGCAGGAACTAGAACAAGAAGACTTTCAGAAATTCAAGTGGCGGTTGAAGCAGCACAATGTCTTGGAAGGCAATCCTGGCATCCCACCAGCTGAGCTGGAGGGGGCAGAAAGGTGGAAGACTGTTGATCTCATGATTGGGAGATTTAAGAGTGCAGGAGCTAAACAGCTAACaatgaatattttaaaagaaatcgGGCACAATTATCTAGTGGAGCGTCTGAAAAACTACCAAGAACCAGAAGGTAAGTCAGAGAAAAGTAAAAGCAACCTGACATACAACCCCtggcaaaaatgatggaatcaccgGCCTcggaggatgttcattcagttgtttcattttgtagaaaaaaagcagatcacAGACATGACACAAAACTAAAGTCATTTCAAATGGCAACTTTCTGGCTTTAAGAAACACTAAAAGAAATCAAGTAAAAAAATAGTGGCAGTCAGTAATGGTTACTTTTTTAGACCaagcagagggaaaaaaatatggaaTCACCCTGTAAATTTTCATCCCCAAAACTAACACCTGCAGCAATATGTCTCAAAATACGAAaatgcacaacaaaacaaatgaggAACAAATGGGAGGAAACTGGAGTCAACGTCTGTGACTGTAAGAAACCGCCTAAAGGAAATGGGATTTACATACAGAAAAGGTCAACGAAAGCCATCACTAAcaccaaaacagaaaataacaagGTTACAATGGGCTAAGGAAAAGGAAACATGGACTGTGAATGACTGGATGAAAGTCATATTCAGTGACGAATCTCCAATCTGCATTGGGCAAGGTGATGATGctggaacttttgttttgtgCCGTTCCAATGAGATTTATAAAGATGACTGCCTGAAGAGAACATGCAAATTTCCACAGTCATTGATGATATGGGGCTGCATGTCAGGTGAAGGCACTGGGGAGATGGCTGTCATACATCTTCAATAAATGCACGAGTTTACGTTGATTTTTGGACACTTTTCCTATCCCATCAATTGAAAGGATGTTTGGGGATGATGAAATCATTTTTCAAGATGATAATGCATCTTGCCAtagagcaaaaactgtgaaaacattCCTTGAAAAAAGACATATAAGGTCATAATGTCATGGCCTGCAAATAGTCCGGATCTTAATCCAATTGAAAATCTTTGGTGGAACTTGGAAGTTGAAGAAAATGGTCCGTGACAAGGCTCCAACCTGCAAAGCTGATCTGGCAACAGCAATCAGAGAAAGTTGGAGCCAGATTGATGAAGAGTTCTGTTTGTCACTCATTAAGTCCATGCTTCAGAGACTGAAAGCTGTTATAAAAGCCAGAGGTGGTGCAACAAAATACTAGTGACGTGTTGGAgcgttcttttgtttttcatgattccatcattttttcctcagaattgagtgattccatatttttttccctctgcttGGTCTAAAAAAGTAACCGTTACTGACTGCCAcaatgttttttcttgatttcttttagTGTTTCTGAAAGCCAGAAAGTTGCCATTTGAAATGACTTTAGTTTTGTGTCATGTCTgtgatctgctttttttctacaaaatgaAACAACTGAGTGAACATCATCCGAGGCcggtgattccatcatttttgccaGGGGTTGTATATCTCACCAACTATTGAGCCTAAAGGCTTTTGTTGCTCTGTGTCTACATACTGTGCTTTGTTTGGTTTTAGATTTGGAGGCCAATTATTTTGGTAATGAGACAGATGACGTTGCAACAAACAAGAACGAGCTGGAGAGAGTCCAGCAGTCTGCAGTGGATGTGACTCTGGATCCTGATACAGCTCATCCCGATCTAGTCCTGTCCAAAGATGGGAAACAAGCATACGACAGTGATGTGACCAAGGATCTCCCAGACAGCCCCAAGAGATTTAACAAATGTGTCAGTGTTTTAGGAAAGGAGAAATTCTCTTCAGGAATATTTTACTACGAGGTTCTGGTCAAAGAGAAGAGTGCCTGGACTGTAGGGGTGGTCAGAGAGTCCATCAACAGGAAGGGAGACATCAATATGAGCCCTGACAAAGGCTTCTGGACGATATGGTTAAGAAACAAAGTGTATGAAGCTATTGATGACCCTTCAGTGCGACTCCCGCTGAAGTCCCGCCTTCAGAAGGTGGGCGTGTGTGTGAACTATCAAGATGGTCTGGTCTCCTTTTATAACGTAGATACGGCAGATCTTCTCTATTCCTTCAGCGACTGTCGCTTCAACGGGAATCTCCTCCCATACCTCAATCCTTGTGTTAATAAGAACGGCACAAACTC
Coding sequences within it:
- the LOC142385601 gene encoding pyrin-like → MATREDLWKILQNLTNEEFKQFQWFLKESDTEDGFSAIPVARLERADRQDTVDLMVQNYGCPGAVQKSTRILGKIGRNDLSQDLSNISLELRDLKNIDSVGLERASDNKKAKLGQVKAEIRLMIQDRRMMIRQIQRSAEISRRSSDRQTADCVPVFTVLMQSIERSLADVIEQIEEKQRTTQKQADGLIRELEKDISELTKRAAEVEHLPLTEDDLNPLQSFSYTPKNLTQESISLPSYGTIVMTKVKELQKKIDKEMENLLNKAKLNRVQQFAKDVTLDPDTAHPNLILSEDGQQVYCGYEKLNLPDNPERFNSAVNVLGKQSFSSGRFYFEVQVRGKTAWDLGVVKESISRKGSIRASPKGGHWTICLREGPKYQASAVSLSVKAPLNKVGVFVDYEEGSVSFYNVDSAEPIHSFSECSFKEKLYPFFSPSVYHDGLNSAPLVISPVNYTD
- the LOC142385599 gene encoding uncharacterized protein LOC142385599, whose amino-acid sequence is MAKLSLELWNILQELEQEDFQKFKWRLKQHNVLEGNPGIPPAELEGAERWKTVDLMIGRFKSAGAKQLTMNILKEIGHNYLVERLKNYQEPEDLEANYFGNETDDVATNKNELERVQQSAVDVTLDPDTAHPDLVLSKDGKQAYDSDVTKDLPDSPKRFNKCVSVLGKEKFSSGIFYYEVLVKEKSAWTVGVVRESINRKGDINMSPDKGFWTIWLRNKVYEAIDDPSVRLPLKSRLQKVGVCVNYQDGLVSFYNVDTADLLYSFSDCRFNGNLLPYLNPCVNKNGTNSAPLIICPVIKKENIAKLRRVQQFAVEVTLDPDTAHPDLVLSGDGKRVHDSDVRKELPDNPERFNDSCSVLGKESFLGNFYYEVQVEGKTDWSVGVSTESVFRKGSITLKPENGFWTISLRNGDEYEADDTPTVCLSLRAHPQKVGVFVDNWKGLVSFYDVDTADLLYSFTGCYFAERLLPYFSPCTNVGGLNSAPLIISTLNQYDWINGSVI